Proteins from a single region of Dyadobacter fanqingshengii:
- a CDS encoding alpha-galactosidase yields the protein MYKHIFNGVFLAIIGTSSFAQNAPTIIPIETRQNVLVLQTDKENHLGITYFGKKLSQAAEYKLIPSQSRQRDGNAGIYNSAYTPAGTWNVSEPALQLTHGDGNKSLDLVYVSHNKAKENDNVSVTSIVLKDPVYAVEVTLFYKTYFQENVVEQWSVIKSEEKKPITLEKYASANLYFIAKDYYLTHYNGTWAKEMNPEEELLTAGIRVLDSKLGTRANLYQPPTFSLSFDKPATENEGKVLLATLAWSGNFKMEFEVDSYHNLRLIAGINPYSSEYPLASKQEFKTPSFIYTFSENGKGEASRNLHNWARKYRILDGEGTRMTLLNNWEATYFDFNEAKLSELFKDGKKLGVDLFLLDDGWFANKYPRNSDGAGLGDWQENVKKLPNGIGYLVKEAQKTGIKFGIWVEPEMVNPKSELYEKHPDWVIKQPQRPEHYMRNQLPLDLSNPEVQDFVYGILDKLFTENPDIAYIKWDCNATTFNPYSAYLEKNKHAQSKLFVDYVKGLYKVLEKLRAKYPKVPMMLCSGGGGRVDYEALKYFTEFWPSDNTDPLERIFMQWEYSYFFPSIALSAHVTDWGKQPLKFRTDVAMMGRLGYDIVVSHLNEKDLQFSQQAVVNYNAVKDIIFQGDLFRLVDPKKNDYAALMYATKSKSKAILFSYLVGNRNGAGSDTPIRLEGLDASKNYKVRELNLYPGTKSAIKEDQVYSGEYLMTAGFNPVVNARRTSVVLEIEAM from the coding sequence GTGTATAAGCATATTTTTAACGGTGTCTTCTTGGCGATAATCGGGACCAGTTCCTTTGCCCAGAATGCGCCGACCATCATCCCGATTGAAACCAGACAGAATGTTTTGGTCCTGCAAACAGACAAGGAAAATCATCTTGGAATAACCTATTTCGGAAAGAAATTAAGTCAGGCAGCGGAGTACAAACTCATCCCATCGCAGAGCCGCCAACGTGACGGAAATGCGGGGATTTACAACTCAGCTTATACTCCGGCAGGAACATGGAATGTCTCCGAACCAGCGCTGCAACTTACGCATGGCGACGGAAATAAATCATTGGATCTTGTTTATGTGAGCCACAACAAGGCAAAGGAAAATGACAATGTAAGTGTTACGAGCATTGTGTTGAAAGACCCGGTTTACGCAGTGGAAGTAACCCTTTTTTACAAAACCTATTTCCAGGAAAATGTAGTAGAGCAATGGAGCGTGATCAAAAGTGAAGAAAAGAAACCCATTACGCTTGAAAAATACGCTTCTGCCAATCTCTATTTCATTGCAAAAGATTATTACCTGACGCATTACAACGGCACCTGGGCCAAAGAAATGAATCCGGAAGAGGAGTTATTGACAGCCGGAATCCGGGTGCTGGATTCCAAACTAGGAACACGCGCCAATCTTTATCAGCCACCTACTTTTTCACTTTCATTTGATAAACCGGCTACGGAAAACGAAGGGAAAGTTTTACTGGCAACATTGGCCTGGTCAGGCAATTTCAAGATGGAATTTGAGGTTGACTCGTATCATAATTTACGATTGATCGCAGGAATAAATCCTTATTCCTCAGAATATCCGCTCGCTTCAAAACAGGAATTTAAAACACCGTCTTTTATCTACACATTCTCAGAAAACGGAAAAGGAGAAGCCAGCCGCAACCTGCATAACTGGGCCAGAAAATATCGGATACTCGATGGAGAAGGTACGAGAATGACACTTCTGAATAATTGGGAAGCCACTTATTTTGATTTCAACGAAGCTAAACTTTCTGAGCTTTTCAAAGATGGCAAGAAGCTGGGCGTTGATCTGTTTTTGCTGGACGACGGCTGGTTTGCTAATAAATATCCAAGAAACAGTGACGGGGCTGGCTTGGGGGACTGGCAGGAAAACGTTAAGAAATTGCCAAATGGGATTGGTTATCTGGTGAAGGAAGCGCAGAAAACAGGAATCAAATTTGGGATCTGGGTTGAGCCGGAAATGGTAAATCCAAAAAGTGAGTTGTATGAAAAACATCCGGACTGGGTGATCAAACAACCGCAGCGCCCGGAACATTACATGCGAAACCAGCTTCCGCTGGATTTGTCAAATCCGGAAGTTCAGGATTTTGTGTATGGTATTCTGGATAAACTCTTCACCGAAAATCCGGACATTGCCTACATTAAATGGGACTGCAACGCAACCACATTCAATCCCTACTCCGCTTACCTTGAAAAAAACAAGCACGCACAGTCCAAGCTTTTTGTGGATTATGTAAAAGGCTTATATAAAGTATTGGAAAAGCTGCGCGCAAAATATCCAAAAGTCCCGATGATGCTTTGCTCCGGCGGCGGTGGTCGTGTCGATTATGAAGCGTTGAAATATTTCACAGAATTCTGGCCCAGCGATAATACGGATCCTTTGGAAAGGATTTTTATGCAATGGGAATATTCTTATTTCTTTCCGTCAATCGCACTTAGCGCGCACGTAACGGATTGGGGAAAACAACCTTTAAAATTTCGTACGGATGTGGCCATGATGGGCCGGCTGGGTTATGACATTGTGGTAAGTCATTTGAATGAAAAGGATCTGCAATTCAGTCAGCAGGCGGTTGTTAATTACAACGCAGTAAAAGACATCATTTTTCAGGGCGATCTTTTCCGATTGGTTGATCCCAAGAAAAATGATTACGCTGCGCTGATGTATGCGACGAAAAGCAAATCGAAAGCCATTCTATTCTCCTATTTGGTTGGAAACAGGAACGGAGCCGGCTCCGATACGCCGATCCGCCTGGAAGGTTTGGATGCTTCCAAAAACTATAAAGTGCGAGAGTTGAATCTCTATCCCGGGACGAAATCTGCTATCAAGGAAGATCAAGTTTATTCCGGGGAATATTTGATGACGGCGGGATTTAATCCGGTTGTGAATGCAAGAAGGACGAGCGTGGTGTTGGAGATTGAGGCAATGTAG
- a CDS encoding PQQ-dependent sugar dehydrogenase, with amino-acid sequence MFHTYNFLTKCLRKPLLGAFSLFIAFLPIRPLLAQTPKKPESNRFTKVVLAQRLEEPMQFQILKDGRVLYAERKGKLKVYDPKSQTMEMVAEFAVSTKYVNKAGEVTEGEDGMQGVILDPDYDKNHWIYIYYSLAGDEAKNVLVRYEWHGKELLESSRKVVMEVPVQREECCHVGGGMLFDKDKNLYLTTGDNTFSRASDGFAPLDERPGESPRDSQKSSPNTNDLRGKILRIHPEPDGTYTIPKGNLFPPGTPQTKPEIYTMGNRNPWRPTIDSKTGWLYWGEVGPDGSRDDIEKRGPQSYDEFNRAKGPGFYGWPYFVANNKAYVKYDFATKVSGQPFDAAHPVNNSPNSSGLKELPAAQPAFIWYSKAQSQEFPLMESGGNSAVGGPVFRKDDFKNVSRLFPEYYEGKWFITDWVRGWINVVEMDENGEYKSMERFLPDLKLKGPIDMKFGPDGDLYVLEYGNGYFKDNPEAELIRIEYNSGNRKPLVEASASKTAGALPMQVTLSSEGTKDFDEDEALQYEWVVRKNNAVFKTLKEANPSITFTTPGTYQATLTVTDKAGEKNTKSVEMKAGNEPPLVEFKITKGNSTFYFPGKSIDYEVRVSDKEDGSLANKKIAPSQVSVSTNYLSEGFNLTRIAQKQMRVDASAQYATAISLINNGDCKACHAIKEKVLGPSFTAISAKYKGDPTAVAGLSKKILNGGSGVWGDAFMPAHPTMAESDVKGIVRYIMSLSDAPKPAKTLPVKGTYTTAVPKGDTEGSFIFRAAYADRGTKTASSQSSEATVILRNPVVPVTLADQVKEINFNNDSTMAFVRNSGASFRLKGTDLTGIKQIEMIRASGRNAPTPPSGTIEAHAGSADGILLGKFSGEYSDKMILDIAAGAVSGVKDVYFVFTGAPIRIKAIRFGAGE; translated from the coding sequence ATGTTCCATACTTACAATTTCCTGACAAAATGTTTGAGAAAGCCTTTATTAGGGGCTTTCTCATTGTTCATTGCCTTTCTGCCAATTCGCCCATTATTAGCGCAAACGCCTAAAAAGCCGGAAAGTAACCGGTTCACCAAGGTCGTTCTTGCCCAGCGGCTTGAAGAGCCCATGCAGTTTCAAATTTTAAAAGATGGCAGGGTACTTTATGCGGAGCGGAAGGGTAAGTTGAAGGTTTATGACCCAAAGTCGCAGACTATGGAAATGGTGGCTGAGTTTGCCGTCAGTACAAAATATGTAAACAAAGCGGGCGAAGTCACCGAAGGGGAAGATGGAATGCAGGGAGTCATTTTAGATCCTGATTATGACAAAAATCATTGGATTTACATTTACTATTCCCTTGCTGGCGACGAGGCGAAAAACGTGCTGGTCCGTTACGAATGGCATGGTAAGGAGTTACTGGAAAGCTCGCGAAAGGTGGTTATGGAAGTGCCCGTTCAGCGTGAAGAATGCTGTCACGTAGGTGGCGGAATGCTTTTCGATAAAGATAAAAACCTTTATCTGACTACGGGGGACAATACATTTTCCCGCGCTTCCGACGGTTTTGCTCCCCTTGATGAAAGACCGGGGGAATCACCCCGCGACTCCCAGAAGTCATCTCCGAACACGAATGATTTGAGAGGGAAAATCTTGCGTATTCACCCTGAACCAGACGGAACGTACACCATTCCAAAAGGCAACCTTTTTCCTCCGGGAACGCCGCAGACCAAACCTGAGATTTACACGATGGGCAACAGAAACCCCTGGCGGCCAACGATCGATTCGAAAACCGGATGGCTCTACTGGGGAGAAGTAGGCCCGGATGGTTCCCGCGATGACATCGAAAAACGCGGACCGCAATCCTATGATGAATTCAACCGAGCCAAAGGACCGGGTTTCTACGGATGGCCGTATTTTGTTGCCAATAATAAAGCTTACGTAAAATATGACTTCGCCACCAAAGTTTCCGGCCAGCCTTTTGATGCTGCTCATCCTGTCAACAATTCTCCAAACAGCAGCGGCTTAAAGGAGCTTCCAGCTGCACAGCCTGCGTTTATATGGTATTCAAAAGCGCAAAGCCAGGAATTTCCGCTGATGGAAAGCGGGGGTAACAGCGCAGTGGGCGGGCCGGTATTCCGAAAAGATGATTTCAAAAATGTATCACGATTATTTCCCGAATACTATGAAGGAAAATGGTTTATCACCGATTGGGTACGGGGCTGGATCAATGTGGTGGAAATGGATGAAAACGGCGAATACAAATCGATGGAGCGATTTCTGCCCGATCTGAAACTAAAAGGGCCGATTGACATGAAATTCGGGCCTGACGGTGACCTGTATGTGCTGGAATATGGAAACGGATATTTCAAAGACAACCCGGAGGCAGAACTGATACGGATCGAATACAACAGCGGGAACAGAAAACCATTGGTAGAAGCATCAGCCAGCAAAACCGCAGGTGCGCTTCCCATGCAAGTCACGCTATCTTCGGAAGGCACGAAAGACTTTGATGAAGACGAAGCGCTGCAATATGAATGGGTTGTCAGGAAAAACAATGCAGTTTTCAAAACGCTGAAAGAGGCAAATCCGTCAATCACTTTTACCACGCCGGGCACTTATCAGGCAACCCTGACTGTGACGGACAAAGCGGGGGAGAAAAATACCAAATCGGTTGAAATGAAAGCAGGTAATGAACCTCCGCTGGTGGAATTTAAAATAACCAAAGGAAACTCCACCTTCTATTTTCCAGGAAAAAGCATTGACTATGAGGTGCGTGTAAGCGACAAGGAAGATGGCAGTCTGGCAAACAAGAAAATAGCGCCTTCTCAGGTATCTGTCAGTACCAACTATCTGTCAGAAGGTTTTAACTTAACCCGGATCGCACAAAAGCAAATGCGTGTAGATGCTTCGGCGCAATATGCAACCGCGATTTCGCTGATCAATAATGGCGATTGCAAGGCTTGTCACGCGATTAAAGAAAAGGTGCTGGGGCCTTCTTTTACAGCTATATCTGCGAAATACAAGGGTGATCCAACCGCGGTGGCAGGTTTGTCCAAGAAGATTTTAAATGGCGGTTCCGGCGTTTGGGGAGACGCATTCATGCCCGCACACCCAACCATGGCGGAAAGCGATGTGAAAGGCATTGTCCGCTACATTATGAGCTTGTCGGATGCGCCCAAACCGGCCAAAACATTACCTGTAAAAGGCACTTATACGACAGCTGTTCCCAAGGGGGATACAGAAGGCAGCTTCATATTCCGCGCCGCATACGCAGATCGGGGTACAAAAACAGCGTCCTCCCAATCCTCCGAAGCAACTGTTATTCTTCGAAATCCAGTAGTGCCGGTCACCCTTGCCGACCAGGTCAAAGAGATCAATTTTAACAATGACAGTACGATGGCATTTGTGAGAAATTCCGGCGCGTCTTTCAGGCTAAAAGGAACTGATCTGACGGGCATCAAACAAATTGAAATGATCCGTGCTTCCGGGCGGAATGCACCGACACCTCCTTCCGGAACGATAGAGGCACATGCAGGCAGCGCAGATGGAATTCTGTTAGGTAAGTTTTCCGGTGAATACAGTGATAAGATGATCCTAGACATTGCTGCCGGAGCAGTATCAGGTGTAAAAGATGTTTATTTTGTCTTTACCGGAGCGCCAATCAGAATCAAAGCAATTCGGTTTGGCGCAGGTGAATAA